Below is a window of Chryseobacterium arthrosphaerae DNA.
AAAGACAATCAACGGAACGTTTCCTTTTGTATTCTGGGGATAATCCAGGATATAGGAGATTTTTTCCGTTCTTTTAATTTCTTTGTTAAGCTCGCCTTTTATTTCCTGGGCATTCAACTGCAATGAAAACGGTAATAATAAAAGGGGAATATGTTTTAATTTCATAATTCTATAGGTTTTGGCTAAAGCCCTGGATTTGGTTTTATTTATTTTAAACGGGCTAAAGCCCGTTTCTATTGAATGTATATAGCTGCTGCATATTGTTTTTTCTCTAACATATCTTTCAGATTGAGCAGATTATTGTATTTAAATGATCGGCTGAACTCTTTATTAACATCTGAAATCCAAAGAGGCTTATTTAAAATTATTTTATTCCATATTTTGAGGACTGGAAACTCAGTTTTTTTAATCCCTGCTGAATTTCGGGAGCATTCATAAACAGTTTCCACAGGAATCCTGTTCTGTAGTTTTCAATCATTGGAGCTATTGTTCCCTGGTCAATAGCCAGGTATCTTGGTGTAAACCAATTGCCGTAATGAATGGATGTTGCATCATAAGGCCCGGCAGATCCTATGAATTCAGGTTTTTGAGTATAAATAAACCTCAGGAAATTCATGGATTCTTTTGGAGTATATGGAAAACTGCTCAATGCTGCTGTGGGTGTTATTACTCCATTATCATTACCCGGCATATGGGCTGTATATCCTGTGCTTCCATTTTCATTTCTTGTATAACCGGCTGTTAATCCCCAATAGTTCGGCCCATAGCCTTTCCATTGCTTCGGATTTTCTACACAATATTGGTAATCGATAAGTGTCTGGTTTTTATTTACATCGAAATAGTTTTTCACCAGCTTATCGGATAGTCCTGTAGGATCCAGCCCGATATATGAATATTGTGCCCAGAACAATGGGCCGCCGTATTCTTCGGCATAATTATGTTTTACATACAGAGGTAATCCGTATTTTGTTTTGTCTGTAAGGTAGGTTCCGTTTCTGGTCCATCCTTTATAGTAGGTTTCAGCATCAATAGAATAAGTAGGTGAAGATGCTGCTAAAATATAAGTGATCAGACATTCATTATAACCTTCGAGAGGAAAGTTCATTTCCCACTGATATTCCGGTGACCAATGCCAGTAAAGGACTTTTTCACCTCCTTTGGTATACCAGTTCCACTGAATTCCTTTCCATAGCTCATCACATTTTGCAGCCAGTGCTTTTTCTTCTTCATTTCCGTTTTTAAAATATTCACGAACCATCAGTATTCCTGAAGTAAGGAATGCGGTTTCCACGAGATCTCCTCCATTATCTTTTTTACCGAAAGGAACAGTCTTACCTGTCTCTCCATTGATCCAATGAGACCATGCTCCTTTATGTCGGTCGGCTTTTGCAAGGAAATCCATCATATGGGAAAGTCTTTTTACAGCTTCCTTCCTTGGGACAAATCCTCTTTCCACACCAACCAGAATTGTTGCGAGTCCAAATCCTGAACCGCCGGTAGTGATCACGTGTTTATCTTTATCAGGATAAATATTATCTTCATGATACCGCTCTCTTCCCAGCATTGACTTCGGTTCTGCATAGTCCCAGAAATATTTCAGAGCATCTTTCTGCACTCTGTCCATCAGCTGTTCGTCTGTAATATCAGATTTCACCCCTTTACCGGCCTGGGTTTCCTGTTTCTGAATATTGGCGTTTTTGCATGAATATACAAAAAACAAAGAGGTAACAGCCATTGATAATACGATCCTTTTCATGATTTCTTTTTTACGTAATTCTACTAAAAGAAGAGGAGAACTTTCATTCTCCTCTAAAGTTTATTTTATGTTTTAATATCCGGGGTTTTGTGTAAATGCACCCGCACTTTCAGTCATTGCATCAAACGGAATTGGGAACAGTTCGTTTTTTCCGGCTTTGAATCCATAAGGAGCCAATACTGTAGCAGCTTGTCCGGTTCTTACCAAGTCTACGAAACGGTCACCTTCCATAGCAAGCTCTACTCTACGTTCATGCCAGATTGCAGTTCTCAATGCAGCCTGTGTTGATGCTGTAGTACCTCCTAACTGAGCTCTTGATCTCACCCTATTAAGATTGGCAATAGCTGCAGAAGTATTTCCTAATTCATTGGCGGCTTCTGCATTAATCAGAAGGATTTCAGCAAATCTTAAAATTCTGATATTCTGAATAGACCCATAACCGCAAGCACTTTTGTTCAAAGCTTTTGGCACGTATACTTTTTGGTTATAAGTAGTTACTGACTGAGCATCACCCATTGCAATTAAATCTCCTTCCGGAGTCGTCTCTCCGTTTCTAAGAATGGTAAGTTCTTTTCTGATATCACCAGCCTCAAATGCATTTTCAAGAGCATTAGAAGGGGTAAAGAAGCCCCAGCCAAACTGATCTCTTACTCCCTGTACTTCAGCATACTGGCTTCCTTTGAATGGAGGTATACAGTCACAATTTACTTCAAATACAGATTCTCTTCCAAATTCTCCTGCCGGTCTGAATAAATGATTGAAATCAGGATCTAAGTCATACCCCATACTCATTACCTGATTGGACGTTTCATATGCTTTCTGCCAATCTTTTTTATAAAGGTATACTTTTGAAAGTAATCCCAATGCTGCTCCCTTCGTTACTCTCCCCAAATCTGAAGCGGGATAAGTCTGAGGAAGAATTCCTGCAGCAGTGGTAAGGTCGGAAATAATAAAATCATACACTTCCGCTGCAGTATTTCTTGGAACTTTATAATTAGTCTGAAGTCCGTCAAAAATAGGTACACCACCATATATTCTCACTAAATTAAAGTAAAGATACGCTCTCAGCATTTTTGCTTCTGCCACCAACCTTATTTTTAAATTAGCATCCATATCAATCTTCGGAACATTCGTAATTACCTGATTACAACTGTTTATCGCCTGCCATTGTCCGATCCAATACCCTCTTATACCCTCATCACTAACGGTATAAGTAAAATTATCATATACATTGATAAAGGAAGCATCACCGGGATTAGATCCTTTGACAACATCATCTGCAGGTACTCCAAATACAAACTGGTATGGGAAAGCAGAATTTTCCCAACTCCTCAGAAAAGTATAGATAGCATTCGTTGCCTGCATAGCATCCTCTTGGGTTTTGAAAAATGTTGAAGCATCTGTATAACCTTCCTGCTTTATATCTAAATAATCATTGCAACTTACTGCCAATGAAAATAATGCGATTGATAAAAATATCTTTTTCATAACTCTTTCTTATTAAAATGTTAAATTAAGACCAACAGTATAAATGGCTGAAATTGGATAAATATTGTTATCAACTCCCATTTGTACTCTATCAGTATTCAAGATTTCAGGTGAGAACCCATTATATTTGAAGCTTGTCCAAGGGTTCTGAGCACTTACATATAATCTTAATTTGGTAATAGACAATGATTTTGCAAATGTTTGAGGTAAATTATAACCAACCTGAATATTTCTGATTCTTATATAACTTCCGTCTTCTACGTAAAAACTGTTTGGTAAAATGATAGCTTGGTTATTGGTTGCCATCGGATAAGCATTAGATGTTCCTGCACCATGCCATCTGTTGTTATAGAAATCAAGATCCCAACTTTCATTTCCGTAACGCTGCTCTCTGTTAAAATTATAAATTTTATTCCCGAAAACACCTTGAAAATCAATAGCAAAATCAAAATCATACACATTCAAATTAACACCAAATCCATAAGATCCCTTAGGAATAGGACTCCCCAGGAATTTTTTATCTCTGACGTCAATCACACCGTTTCCATCCAAATCTGCAAATTTAAACCCTCCGGCTTGGGCTCCATTCTGAGTAGCCCACGCATCTACTTCCGCCTGATTCTGGAAAATACCTTCTACCTGATAACCATAATATGAACCTACAGCTTCACCCGCCTGTAATCTTATGATTGAGTTACCATACAGACTAGCTCCTGCATTCAAATAGGAATTGTTAGCAACAGAAGTAATCTCATTCTTCAAAGTGGTCATATTTCCATATACTCCAATTTTCACATGATCATTGATCTTAGTATCATAGCTGACAGAAAACTCTAATCCTTTATTATTAAAGGAATAGGCATTGGTAATATAATTATTCCAGTTTGCAGCACCGGAAACTGTTCCCTGAACGATACCGTATACTACATCTTTAGTATCTTTATCAAAATAAGTAGCATCGATTTTCAGTTTATTACTGAACATTGCCATTTCTATTCCGAAGTCTTTACCCGTTGTTGTCTCCCAGCCAATATTTGGATCTATAACCTTGTTGATTGTTTGTGAAGGATATCCCGCATTTCCATAATAAGCTCCTTCGGGAAGAATAGTCGTATTCAGTGTAAATGCTCTTTGTACATCAGGATTTCCCAACTTACCCCAGCTTGCTCTTAATTTTAAAAGATTGAAAACATTCTGTTCACTCATAAAGTTTTCTCTGGAAATTACCCATCCTGCACTTACAGCCGGAAATACACGAGTTCTGTCATTCGAAGAATATTTAGAAGTTCCGTCCCTACGAACAGAAGCATTTACTAAATATTTCCCATCATAATCATAATTAACCCTTCCAAAAAAGGATTCAATCCTATCCTGATACGGAATTACATTTCTATCTCCTTCTTCAAAACTGGTTCGATAAATATCCGTTCCATTAGAAATGTCCAGAGAAGCATTACTACCGTTATAATTCACATTCAATGCTTCTGCATAGGCCTGAGAATATGAATTTCTCGTTCTGGAAAAGCCTGCCAGCAATTCTATATTATGTTTTCCCAATTCTTTTTTCCAGCTTAAGGTATTATCCCAGATATAATTTCTGGTCCTGGAATCTCTTGTGATTAACTTATTGGGTTTTTGATCAGCAACAGGGACATAGCCAAATGTTGGCGTATATTCATACTTATTCGAATTAATATTGTCAGTGCTATAGCTAATTCGCAATGTAAAATCATTGAGGAATTTATATTCTCCCCAGATATTGTTCAACAGCCTTTCTTCTCTGGTCTGAGATCTGAACAAATCCATTTTTGCTCTTGAATTAGGAATTTTAGCCAATGTAAAATATTGGTAATCTCCTGTAGCGGGATTAATGGGTGCATACAAAGGCGGTGACGAATAAGCATCAAGTAAAGTATTATGCACATGGTCTGTACGCATTTTTGAAAAAGTGAAATTATTCCCGATCGTAAGATTATCGGTAATTTTATAACTCAAATTCACTTTCGTGGTAAATCTGTTAAATCCACTGCCGGAATTAATTCCCTGACCTGCCGCAAGATTTCCTTCATCCTGAAGATTTCCTGCACTTAAATAATAATTCAGTTTACCAAGAGTTCCTGAAGCTGAAATATCATTAGAATTAATGATAGCTGTTCTGAAAATCTCTTTAAACCAATCCGTATCTGTAGGATAGGATGCTCTATCTAAGAATACAGGATCTTTTGCTTTATCATTGATCAGTTTCTCGTTATACAGCTGTATATACTGATCTGTATTGACCATCTTAGGGATATTGGTCACTGTCTTAATTCCTAAGTATGAATTAAAATTAAAAACCGGTTTTTTACCTCTTCCTGTTTTGGTTTTAATGATTACAGCACCATTGGATGCTCTTGCCCCGTAGATTGCCAAACTCGAAGGGTCTTTCAGAACACTCATTGATTCTATATCCTGAGGGCTTAAGAAAGAAATATCATCTGTAATCATTCCGTCAACAATAAAAACGGTTTTACCCGTCAAAGAGCTGATTCCCCTGATATCTACTCTAGGCGAAGCACCCGGTGCACCTGAGTTCAGAACCTGAACACCAGACAATCTTCCCTGTATAGAACTGATAGGATTTGCATTGGGCTTATTGGCCAAATCTTTAGCAGAAACAATCCCGATACTTCCGGTCACGTTCTCTTTCTTCTGAGATCCATATCCTATCAGAACTACCTCCTCGATCTTCTGCTCTTTTGCAGCAGTATCTTTTGGGGCTGTCTGCGCATTGACGTTCATCCCGAAGTACAGAACAGCAATGAGACATGAATACTTTAAATTACTTTGTTTCATATAGTTTCAATTTTATTCAATCAATCAAATTTCCGCATATCTTTATTGGAGTTATCTTAAAATCTCAAAAAAAGACATTAGTCAAAAATAGGAAAAATATTGAATCATGTTAAAATATCTTAAAAATTTAAAAACAATTAACATTTAATAAACATAAAATAAAAAACAATTATTATTTATGAATTTATACACAAAATAACCACAAATAAACAATCATATCATTAATAGGAAAACAGCATTTTTTCTTTAAAAAACCACCCAATAACGGGTATGGATTTAATATTTTGTTAAATAGAGAATAGTATTTACCTTTGGTGCGGTTTTTGACAAAAAGCTTTAAGAAAAATGTAATAAAAAATATCAATGAAAAAATATATCATTGCAACGGCCCTGATCATTGGAACCGGTGCAGCCATCACTACTACCGTACAGTCCTGCACAAGCATTGCCACAAGCGATATGGGGCTTTCTATTATCAAAAGAATGCTTCTTAACGGCATTGATAAAGGAGCAGGTATCTATGGAAACAAAGAAGCCTTCCTGCAGAATAATATGGTTGACAAAGCCCTTCCGAAAGAGCTCAGAGACATCAATTCTATGCTGGAAAAAATTTCACCCTCTCTGGTTGCCAAAGAAAGGGATTATATTGCACAGGCAGCAGTGTACACTGTCAATATTTCAAAACCTATTTTACAGGGTGCTGTCAACAGCCTTAATGCACAGGATGTAACAAGGATCATCCAGGGAACAACTGCAACACAGATCCTGAAAGAAAAAACCTCCCAACAGCTTATTGCAGCCATTTCCCCTAAAGTGGATGAAAAGCTCAATGAATATGGAATTGTGAAAACAATCAATACCGCATTAGCCGGAAATAACTTCCTCGGAAATCTTCTGGGAGGAAATAAAAACACAGTCAACTCCGGCGGATTGAGCCAACTTGCTTCAGAACAGCTCGTCAACGGCCTATTCAATATTATCGAAGATTATGAACATCAGAACTCCAAATCCCTGCTGGGGCCGTTTGGAAAATAGGAAAATTTTCGCTATATTTATATTATATTAACAATTGCAGATGGATATATTACAAGGAAATCAACACGCAAGTCCTGAGGATTTTTACAAATCTCTGAAGGAAAAACTGGAGGATCATCATGATTTTCCGGAAGATTATTTATTTAAATTTATCATTCCCACAGACCAGGCAAAACTTACTGAAATTTACAAAGTTTTTGACGGTATTAAATTTACACTGGGAAACCGCGAAAGCAAAAATGGAAAATACACAGCCTGCAACATCAATGCATTTGTACTGGATGCCAATCAGGTGGTGAATATCTATAAAGAAGTAGCCAAGATAGAAGGCGTTATTCTATTGTAAAAGCAGAAACCGGATCATATTACCATGATCCGGTTTTTATTAGCCTTACTGCCATTCATAAAGGTATTCTTCTGTTCCTACTGCTTCCAATCTTTATTTATCCTTTAATTATTACATTCCTTTAATAAACAACAAACCACCCCTGTTAAGAGGTGGTTTTATCAATCTGATAGTTGTTGTTGTATTATTTCTTAACAAACTTAATGCTTTCTGAAACTTTAGCATTGTTAAGGGTAATTACATAAACACCTTTTGCAAGTTCAGATACATGAATCTGATTATTGCCGGTTTTACCGTTCTTAACAAGCTGTCCTACAGCATTATGAATTTCAAACTGAGTTTCTCCTGAAAGTCCTGTAATATTAAGAATATCGTTAACCGGGTTAGGATACACTCCGAAGGTATTTTTCTTATTCACTTCTGAAGTTGATAAAGATTCTCTTGTAGTGAATGCTTTCGTTTCATAAGAGAATTCACCATCCAAATGGAATATAGTCTGTCCTGAACTTGTAAGCAAATCTACATATCCTTGCGCAGATCCTTGACTCACTGCCGTTAAACCATCTCCATAATCATCAGATATTGTGAATACATAGCAATCTTGAGGCAAGTTCCATGTCTGAGTGATAAGAGCCGGATCAGCCTGCCCTGGTTGAGAATTACTATATCTTCCCTCTTTTACGATCTGACCTGCACTGTTTTTAAGATTCCATCTTGTTTCCTGTCCAAATCTGTCTCTCTTTAACTTAAAGGTAACCGTAGTTGTTCCAAAGTATGCAGGTGCTACAGGTTTTACATAGTTACCGCTTGTCGTATTATTGGTACTTCTCTGGTCTGCTCCTCCGTTTACAGATGTAATGGAGAAAGTAACAGGTGAAGATGCTACAGATCCATCTACAGGGATGTTGATAACATCAGATTTATCCTGAGTCAGATTACCTGACCAGCTATACGTCTGAGCAGCTCCGCCGTTGATTGAATATGAAACAACAGCTGAAGTTAAATTACTGGTTCCTCTGTTTGTAATAAGAAGACGCAATACGCCTGCTCCACAGTTAAGAATACCTAATGAACATCCGCCATCGTATTTTATTTCAGCATCATTAGGGAACAAAGGAATAGGCTGATCAGCAGTAGATGCTTTAAGCTCCAATCTTCTCGGAGAATTATCCATTACTGTTCTGATTCTTGTTTTCTGATCATTGGTATAAATGTTCATACAAGTATCATTGGTATAGTCCATATAGTTCTGAACCATTTCAAAAACGTTCGGATCGTTACAGCTTACTATAGAAGCATTACATGTATAATTTGCAGTATGTGCCGTAGGTGTATCTGCACAATAGTCATTTCCACATGCTGCATCTCCCCAAATATGTCTTAACCCAAGAAAGTGGCCTACCTCGTGGGTCATTGTTCTTCCCCTGTCATAACCAGGCTGCATCAGGAACGTACCATCATTATAATCCATACTTCCAAAAGTAGCATATCCTGCAACTACCCCATCTGTAGTAGCCAGACCTCCATTTGCGCCAAGTCCCGGAAGACCTGAAGCAGAAGGGAACTGAGCATACCCTAACAGACCGTTATCTGCAAAGTCCACACTCCACATATTCATATATTTGGTAGGATCCCAGATCGTCTTAGGCTTTACAGTTCCGTTAATATAATCTGTATATCCCTGGCTTTCATCACCTCTTCCCCAATAATCCCTGCAAAGGTTTACTCTGTCAATTCCGTTGGTAGGATTTCCGTTAGGATCTACTTTTGCAAGTACGAATTCTATTTCAGTATCAGCACCTACGGCATTGGTATTATAGCCCGGAGTATTAATTTTTTTTCTGAAGTCATTGGTCATTACGGTAAGCTGAGACATTACCTGAGTGTCTGAAATATTAGGTGCAACACCTACATTCTGACCACTGTGAATAACGTGTACTACTACCGGAATTGTAATTACTGTTCCATTCTGAGATTTGTTGGCCTGAGCTTTTTCAATCAAAGGAGCAAGCCATTTTTCAAACTGTTCATCAGACAGCCTTTCTGGAAACTTCTTCTGTAAGTTTGCTTCATATTCAACAGTTCCGCACTTTTCTACTCCATTAGGATCCAGCTTTCTGTTTTCCCATACTTTTTTTGTAGGTTTTGCACCGTCTCTGACCTGTGCGTTTGAAACTCCCACGCCCATAAAAAACAATGCGGCTAAAGAGGATTTTAAAATAATAGATTTTGTCATTACCATATTTTTTATAATTTAGCAAATATAAAAAATTAACCCATCATACAAGAATACAATTCATCAAAATTTAAAATAAAGTAAAAATAATACAATGAGGATTCTTTTTATAATAATCAATGCAATTCTGATAACATTAAACATCAGTTGTTTTCATCAAAACAAAACAGAAAATAATGAAAAAAATTTAACTAAAACAAACCAACAAAATAAAATCGAAAAAATTCAACTAACAGAAATAACAAGAGGTATTAACCGAAATTCCATTTTAACACCTATATCAAAAATAGCAGTTTATAATGGAGATTCCACAAAATCTGCAATGCTTCCTTCCGAATGGAATAATATCGCCAGACAGGCAGAAGCTCTTGATCTTTCCAAGATATCAGATCTCCAGTCTCCTACTACCGGCAGATTTTCAGATCAGGCTTTATCCTCTACTTTTATAATCACTTCCGGAGGCACAAGCTACACTTCTGCGACTTTTGATGCCGGCCGTCCTCCAAAAGAACTGGAAGCATTATACAACGCTATCGTTGGATCTAAAGGCAATCGGAAAAAGTAACCTTAATACGAGTTAATCCTTATGGATTGTAAAATAAAAGAGCCTGTTTTATCAATTAAAACAGGCTCTTTTATTTATATTTAAATACTATTTCTCAATAAAGAATTTTACGTTTTCAATGGGTCTTCCCAACATTGCCACTGATCCTTTTACCAGAATAGGCCTTTGAATCAGGGAAGGATTTTCAGCCAGAATTTTAATCCATTCTTCTTCAGTATAATTCTTATCTGCATAGTTATCAATATACAGCTTATCCGTTTTACGGATGATATGGAAGACACTCTGGTTAAGTTTCTTCAAAACTGTTTTGATCTCAAGAATACTCAACGGATCTTCTATGATATTGATAATCTCAAAAGGAACACCGTTTTCATCCAGATATTCAAGAACGGCGTTTGATTTTGAACAGTTTCCGTTATGTAAAACTTTTACTAACATCTTTAATCGTTTTAAAAAAAATTAAACTCGTCTACACAAATTTAATAAGAATTGGGTGGAGGCTGTCTTAATATTCTGATAAATATTTGTTAAAACAGTCCGTGCAGTTCTGCTTCAATCTTCTCAAGGATCAATCCGAAATCTTCAGGCTTTTCTACAAAGTCAAGATCATCAACTTCAATCACCAAAAGCTTCCCTTCTGTATAATTGGAAATCCATTTTTCATATTTCTGATTCAGCTTTGAAAGGTATTCAATACTGATGGAAGCTTCATACTCACGTCCTCTTTTGTAGATTTTCTTTACCAGATTGGGAACGTCAGATTTTAAATAAATCAACAGATCCGGAGCGGAAACAAAAGACTTCATCAGGTCAAAAAGTGATGAATAGTTATTGAAATCCCTGTCAGAAAGAAGATTCATATCATTCAGGTTTTCGGCAAAAATGTGTGCATCTTCATAAATAGTACGGTCCTGAATAATATTTTTCCCGCTTTCCCTGATCTCTTTCACCTGGCGGAATCTGCTTCCCAGGAAGTACACCTGCAGTGCAAAACTCCATTTGCTCATATCAGAATAAAAATCCTCGAGATAAGGATTATGATCTACATCCTCAAATTGTGCATCCCATCCGTAATGCTTGGAAAGCATGGTAGTCAAAGTTGTTTTTCCGGCTCCAATGTTTCCTGTAACTGCAATGTGCATATTCTTTTTCCTTGTATTTACTGATTAGTTGATAAGCTTTTCTATACCGGCAGCTTCCACTGCTGAAACATCTCCGATCAATTTTTCTAAAGTATTGTCTGAAGATTTTTCTCCTGCCTCTTCTCCACTTGTCTTTTCTTCAGGTTTTTCCGAAGATGGTTTTGCAGATTCAGGCTGAGTTTCCAGTTGTTTTTGCTATCTGGCTTTTTTTACTTTTTCAAGGCTGTAAAGATAGAGTTTGTTCCCCTTGATTTCAAAATAAGAGAGGATGTTTTTATCCACAATTTGCGCATCCTGATCATCAAAAATGGTCACTAATCCTTTTTCGGGAACATATTGGGAAATGGTATTATTGGTAACCACCAGGATATTGTCATTTTCTCTTCTGAATCTTTTCCCGTTATCAATGGGGGCTTCAAACAGCTTTTCAAACTTCAGACTGTAGATTCTGATATGCTTTCTCGTGAGAATATAGACTTTACCTTCATACACAAGCAAATCCATAAGATCTTCAAAACTGATATCAAACGGATAAGAGTTGATGGTAGTATCATTCCTGAAATTGTACTGGATCAGGCGTTTTGTACTGTCATCCAACAGCCACAGCTGCTGCAGGTCTTCAGCATAAGCCATTCTGATAAAACCGAATTTCTGTTTAAAATCAATCCGCTGGATTTCATTCATATTCTGGTCTACAAATTTCATTTCCTGTGCATTTTCTGAAAACAAAGGAACATTCAGTGGATTTTGTACGGTCTGTACTTTAAAGGGAACCGTAAGCATCATTTTCCCGATCTGTTTTCCCAGAGAGTCGTATTTGGTGAGACTGAAATCTTTATTTTTATAGATATACAGATTCCCGTAATCATCGGCAAGCATATCTTTAGCCTCTTTGAGCTTCAAGGTATCCAAAGGGAGCATATTCTGTCCGAAGGCGGTACAGAAAAGGAAAAGAAATATTATGTTTAAAAACTTCACTCTGCTTTTTTAATGTGGTCAATATACTGAAAAATAATTTCATCCAAAAGACCGTCAAAGTTAATGCAATTATCTATACTATCAATCAGTACAGAACCTACCAGACGCTCCTCAGCCAACAGTATTTTTTAGAAATACACTCATTTCCCAAAAAGGTACCATTTATATCCTTATAAAAATAGCGCTCCTAAGGAACGCTATCATTTATCTGTAAGTCATTTTTTTACTTTATTTGATCTGAACTTCATAGATCTTCGGCCAGTTTTTACCGGTTACCAGCATATTTTCTCCTTTGAAGGCAATTCCGTTCAGTACATCATCACTTCCTTTGGTATTTTGTCTGGCAATTTCTGTGAAATCAAATGTTCCTACGACTTCTCCGTTAGCAGGATTTATCTTTAAAATGATTGGTTTCTGCCATACATTGGCATAGATAAAGCCATTGTGATACTCCAGCTCGTTCAACTGATCATAAGCCTGTGTACTTCCTGCAACGGCAATGTATTTGATCACTTTTGAAGGCTCGTTAGGATCAAGGAAATACAAAAGTTTACTTCCATCAGAAGCGATCAGGTTCTTTCCGTCATACGTCAATCCCCATCCTTCCCCCAAAACATTAGGGTAAGCAAATTCAGAAATGAGCTTTAAAGAATTTTTATCATAGATATATCCTTTTTTGCTCTGCCATGTCAGCTGGTATACTTTATCCCCAATAATTGTACTTCCTTCTGAGAAATCTTCCGGGGCCTGTTTGGTAGAAGCTAACGGTGTTGTAGTTCCCAGGGTATATTTCAGGATCTGGGAAGAACCGTTCTGGCCATCACTTTCATAAATGGTATTTCCTTCGATCTGGAACCCCTGTACAAAGTTTTTAGGATCATGAGGATATTCTGCCACGATCTGGTAAGCAATATTTTTTTCAGGATTTTTTGCAAATACATTGATGGTAGCATCCTGATTCAATACTTCTCCACCTTTTGTTTTGATATTAAAAGTAACGGCATTATCCCCTAATGTAAAAAACTTGGGATCAACCGTTAAATCTTTTGTTTCTTTATCTCCGAAGCTAATGGTTACGCTTTCTGCATTTTCCGTCACTTCTTTCGGAAGCTCCAGCTTATCACCGAAGTGGTATCCTTTTGCTTCCATTGACGTATTATACGTATTTAATGTATCAAGAATTTCTTTATTCTTGTTACAAGATGCCAGTAATAAAATCGCTGCGAAACCCGCTATTATATTTTTTTTCATTGACTTTCTAAATATTTCCCCAAAAATAGCAAATTTTATTCCGTATTGCCAATATTATCGGTTGGTTCACCAAATTGAAGGATATAACCGTTGTTATCATAGATTCCAAACTCCCTCATTCCCCATTCAAAAGTTTCAATTTCATAACAGATTCTGGCCTTTGTTTTAAGGTCTTCCCAAAGTTCATCCACTTTATTGACATT
It encodes the following:
- a CDS encoding glucoamylase family protein codes for the protein MKRIVLSMAVTSLFFVYSCKNANIQKQETQAGKGVKSDITDEQLMDRVQKDALKYFWDYAEPKSMLGRERYHEDNIYPDKDKHVITTGGSGFGLATILVGVERGFVPRKEAVKRLSHMMDFLAKADRHKGAWSHWINGETGKTVPFGKKDNGGDLVETAFLTSGILMVREYFKNGNEEEKALAAKCDELWKGIQWNWYTKGGEKVLYWHWSPEYQWEMNFPLEGYNECLITYILAASSPTYSIDAETYYKGWTRNGTYLTDKTKYGLPLYVKHNYAEEYGGPLFWAQYSYIGLDPTGLSDKLVKNYFDVNKNQTLIDYQYCVENPKQWKGYGPNYWGLTAGYTRNENGSTGYTAHMPGNDNGVITPTAALSSFPYTPKESMNFLRFIYTQKPEFIGSAGPYDATSIHYGNWFTPRYLAIDQGTIAPMIENYRTGFLWKLFMNAPEIQQGLKKLSFQSSKYGIK
- a CDS encoding RagB/SusD family nutrient uptake outer membrane protein, which translates into the protein MKKIFLSIALFSLAVSCNDYLDIKQEGYTDASTFFKTQEDAMQATNAIYTFLRSWENSAFPYQFVFGVPADDVVKGSNPGDASFINVYDNFTYTVSDEGIRGYWIGQWQAINSCNQVITNVPKIDMDANLKIRLVAEAKMLRAYLYFNLVRIYGGVPIFDGLQTNYKVPRNTAAEVYDFIISDLTTAAGILPQTYPASDLGRVTKGAALGLLSKVYLYKKDWQKAYETSNQVMSMGYDLDPDFNHLFRPAGEFGRESVFEVNCDCIPPFKGSQYAEVQGVRDQFGWGFFTPSNALENAFEAGDIRKELTILRNGETTPEGDLIAMGDAQSVTTYNQKVYVPKALNKSACGYGSIQNIRILRFAEILLINAEAANELGNTSAAIANLNRVRSRAQLGGTTASTQAALRTAIWHERRVELAMEGDRFVDLVRTGQAATVLAPYGFKAGKNELFPIPFDAMTESAGAFTQNPGY
- a CDS encoding SusC/RagA family TonB-linked outer membrane protein; translation: MKQSNLKYSCLIAVLYFGMNVNAQTAPKDTAAKEQKIEEVVLIGYGSQKKENVTGSIGIVSAKDLANKPNANPISSIQGRLSGVQVLNSGAPGASPRVDIRGISSLTGKTVFIVDGMITDDISFLSPQDIESMSVLKDPSSLAIYGARASNGAVIIKTKTGRGKKPVFNFNSYLGIKTVTNIPKMVNTDQYIQLYNEKLINDKAKDPVFLDRASYPTDTDWFKEIFRTAIINSNDISASGTLGKLNYYLSAGNLQDEGNLAAGQGINSGSGFNRFTTKVNLSYKITDNLTIGNNFTFSKMRTDHVHNTLLDAYSSPPLYAPINPATGDYQYFTLAKIPNSRAKMDLFRSQTREERLLNNIWGEYKFLNDFTLRISYSTDNINSNKYEYTPTFGYVPVADQKPNKLITRDSRTRNYIWDNTLSWKKELGKHNIELLAGFSRTRNSYSQAYAEALNVNYNGSNASLDISNGTDIYRTSFEEGDRNVIPYQDRIESFFGRVNYDYDGKYLVNASVRRDGTSKYSSNDRTRVFPAVSAGWVISRENFMSEQNVFNLLKLRASWGKLGNPDVQRAFTLNTTILPEGAYYGNAGYPSQTINKVIDPNIGWETTTGKDFGIEMAMFSNKLKIDATYFDKDTKDVVYGIVQGTVSGAANWNNYITNAYSFNNKGLEFSVSYDTKINDHVKIGVYGNMTTLKNEITSVANNSYLNAGASLYGNSIIRLQAGEAVGSYYGYQVEGIFQNQAEVDAWATQNGAQAGGFKFADLDGNGVIDVRDKKFLGSPIPKGSYGFGVNLNVYDFDFAIDFQGVFGNKIYNFNREQRYGNESWDLDFYNNRWHGAGTSNAYPMATNNQAIILPNSFYVEDGSYIRIRNIQVGYNLPQTFAKSLSITKLRLYVSAQNPWTSFKYNGFSPEILNTDRVQMGVDNNIYPISAIYTVGLNLTF
- a CDS encoding DUF4197 family protein, whose product is MKKYIIATALIIGTGAAITTTVQSCTSIATSDMGLSIIKRMLLNGIDKGAGIYGNKEAFLQNNMVDKALPKELRDINSMLEKISPSLVAKERDYIAQAAVYTVNISKPILQGAVNSLNAQDVTRIIQGTTATQILKEKTSQQLIAAISPKVDEKLNEYGIVKTINTALAGNNFLGNLLGGNKNTVNSGGLSQLASEQLVNGLFNIIEDYEHQNSKSLLGPFGK